In Nocardia terpenica, the genomic window GGCCGCGGTCGCCTCGACGCGGGCCAAACGGGCACCCAGGCAATGGTGGATGCCGACGCCGAAGGAGATGTGCCGGGCAGGCCGGTCGGGGTCGAATGTGGTTGCGTCACTGACTGTTTCGGGGTCGTGATTGGCGCTCAGAAGCGACACCATGAGCAGCTCACCCTGTGCGACGCGATGGCCGCCCAAATCGAGGTCGGCGTGGGCCTGGCGCAGGGTGGTGACCGGTAGCGGAGGGTCTGTTCGGAGGGTTTCGTCGATGACCGCACCGATACGAGTGGGGTCTGCCCGCACCCTGTCGAACTCGGCGGGGTTGCGCAGCAGCGCGAGTAGGGCACCCAGAATCAGGTTCGAGGTGGTTTCGTGCCCGGCAATCAGGAGCAGCGCAATCGTCGAGAGCGCCTCCTTGAGGTTCACCTGCCGAGCGGCCATCTGTCGGGTCAGTGAACTGATCAGGTCCTCACGTGGGCGCAACCGGCGCGCGGCGAAGTGCGGCAGAATCAGCCGGGCGAAGTCGATGCTGGCGCGCCGGAGGTCCCGGGCCTCGGCGACGGTGACGTCGGACAGCACTGCGGATGATCGTTCGATGCGTCGCTGGTAGCGCCTGGATATGCCTGTGATGTCGCAGATCACTGCGACCGGTAGCGGGCAGGCCAGGGCCGACACCAGGTCCACCGGCGCGGCGGGATCCATGGTGTCGACGAACTCGGCAGCGAGTTCATCGATCCGCGGCGCGAGAGCAGTGACAGCGCGGGGGCTGAAGTGGTCGGCGGCAGCCTGTCGCAGCCGAGTGTGCTCCGGGGGGTCGGCTCCCAGCATGTGGGTTACTACCCACTCGGTTCCGTATCGCAGCGCACGCTGCCGCAGCCCGACGCCCGCTTCGTCGGCGGTCGATACGCCGAGCATCGTGTCGCGCCCCTTTCCGACGCGCGGATCGGTGAGGACCGTGCGCGCGAGGTGGTCCCCGGTCACGAGCCATCCATGGACCCCCGCTGGCGTGGTGAACCGGTGGATCTGTCCGCGCCGGTGCACGTCTCGATAGAACTCGTGTGGATCCCGGAAATAGGTGTCACCGAAGATCACAGTTTCTGTTGGCATTCGGTTTCTCCTACTTGCGTGATCCTCGGGCACCAAGAGCGCATGATCAACCGTATGGGCGAGAAAATCCTACGACAGGAGGACCACACTCGGTCACCGCAATGGCTTCTCATCGAAACCTTTGACGATGAGCTGGACGGTAACTACACCATTGTCGACTGGGGCGGTCACCCCAAGGAATTCCTACCTCTCGACAAGGCAGTGAAAGGAGCCGCACCCAAGATCCGGCAAGCCGTCAATCTGGTAGCCCGCTCGCACGAGCCGCTCTCCGCGACCGGCGCCGGCCGCCGCGTGGAGGTTTATCCACACTTCGTCGGCGACCGGTTGCACGCGGTCCAGGTGTGGTCGGGCACCGAAGACCAAATCCCACCAGACCGGCCGTTGGCCGGATCCTGGGACATCAACCTCACCACCCTGACCGCGCTCGGCAGTCCCGAATGGGCGGAGCTGGCCGACATTCCCGTTGACGAACGCGGCCAGGAACGTTCCCTGGCCAACATGTTCGCCCAGGTTCAAACCGACGAGCGCGAGTTGCGGGCCATGAAACGCATCATCGAAGCGGTGCCCGGCAGCACTCACCAGGGCATCTGGACCGTCTACCGCCCCGACGGGCGGACATTCCGGTCCCATTTCTCCTGCCGTATCTACGAGCAACCTGCCGACGGACAACTCCACCGCGTCGCCCGCGGCGTCAGCCAAACCGTCGCCACCGGCGGGGACGGCAGACCCGAACCTCTCGTACTGCTCGAACACCGGCTGCTCGAGGCCGACGTGCCCACCGGGGAGTACCGGGCGCTGATCAACCTGAGCAACCTGCGCCTGATCCGCTGGGTGCACGGCTCCCCGATCCCAGACCGGATCAGCTGGCGCCACGTCGACGGTGAACCAGCCCCAGAAATCCATCCCGACGACCGCCGCACCATGATCGAGATGGCCAAGGGCCTCGCCAAGTCCAGCACCACCGGCCGACTACGCGTCCGCGGTGTCGACGGCAGCTGGATTCCCATCATCGCCCGCGCGAGCCTGGTCGCCATCGATCAGGAGACAACCGCCGGGCTCGTAAAATTCACTATCGATAGCTGAGAATTCGCGAGTAAAATAGTGGTGCGCTCCCGCCCGCTGGGGTGGGGTTCCGGCTGTGGTCGGTTTTATGTGGACCGCGCCAGGCAGCGTTCGCCGATGAGATATCACGGCGACCGTAGCTAATGCTGCCTGCGAAGGAGCCGGACAAATGACCAATTCACCCCTACCGCGCGAATCCACTTCTCGCCCTTCCTCGGAAGCTGCTGCGCGCGAATCCACTGGTGCTCGGCCGCACGCTGTACCCGCTCGCCCCTGGCTGCCGAAGTCGCGATCCTCGGGTGGTCCAGGCGGTGGACAACAGGTTCGCTGCGGGCAGCCCGCGCAGACCGATGCGCGCACTTGGGTGGTCGTCGAAACGCTCACCGGCCCCGATCGGCCGACGACCATCCTCGACGGTCAGAATCCTCGCGCGTTCACGAAGATCCTCCGTGGCAGCCTCGGGCGCAACAGTGCGGCGGCGCGCTCTCTACCCGAGATCATTCAGCGCTGTGCAGACACTGCCGCCATCCAGGACGAACGAGTGCCGCGACCCGGAGGAGCGAAGGTGCGGATCATTGCCGTACCGGTCGCCGGTCCGTCCGGACACGTTTATGCGACAACCGTGTGGATCGGCGCTGAAGACGAGCAACCGCCATCGCGACCGCTGGTGGGCGCCATCGAATGGGACACAGCACTCGTCGCTCAACTCTCACCGGACGCGCGGCTGCTGACCGGGGCTCCGCGCAATGATCCGCCGGCTCAGAACACGTTGCCGGAGGTGATCTCGTGGTTCGATCGCTGGGATGACCGCGCCGACTTCCTGTCCATGTTCAACCTGGTCAACCCTGTCGACCGGTGGACGGGAACCGCCACCAAGTACCTCGGCGGCGTAACCCACCACTTCTACATCGCTGCTCGCGCCCACAACGACGGCTCAGGCACTCGCCAAGCAGTCCGCGCGATCGTCTGCGACATCACCGGCCATCAGCCTCCGGTGAACCCCGACCTCAGCTCTATCGCGGCCCGGAATTTGCCCATCCAACCCGGTCATGCCCTGGCGCTGGTTGACCTCAATGCAGGAGTCATACACGAATGGCTAGCCAACAGCAACGACGCTATCGCGAGCTGGCGACACCACACGCCTCTGTTCCATCCCGACGACCAGGCTCAAGTGGCTACGACGTGCCTGGATCTGCTCGGAGGCGCCACCTGGTCCGCTCACACCAGAACTCGGCTCCGACTCGACCCCGGCGATGACTGGATTCCACTGCAAGCTCGGTGGAGCCGCATCAGCAATGACAACCGCCCGCAGGCCCTCATTGATGTCACCCCGGTTGGGCCAGTGCCGCCGTCAGTCGTTGACCGCTGTCCGACATGCCGCCAGCATCACCGTACAGACGGATCAGCAGCGTGACCGCTTCTGGGATGGTGCGAGCGCCGACAAGAGCCGAATCTCAGCAAACCAGTAGCGACTTGCCATGAGGTGGTATAATGACAGTTCGCTACCAAATCCAAACTGGAGATGGTAATCCGGGGCGTGTTGCTTCCGCCCTGAAGGTCAAGCCCCGTTCGGGCTGACAGCCAAGTTGTAGCGCAGCGGAGTCGTACCGGGAATTCCCGGGTGACTCATCCAGGGCACCCGCAGCGTGCTCTGATGATGACACTCCTCCGGGGAGGAGTCGATTTCACGCCCCCGCAAGTCATTTCGGCGGGGACTTCACGGGTTGGCCATTGCTCGGCCACCTATCCAAGCCACTCGACAAACATTCGCTTGCGACCGGCGTGACGTTCCTTGCTGTCCGCATTCGCTGAAAGCGCTTGTGCAGAGGGCGGATTGGAGTGTGTCATGACTGCGAAACACACGTCCGATGTCGTAGACCGGCTGCTGAACATTCACGAAATCAGCGCCCGCACTGGACATTCCCCGTATCGCATCCGTCGACTTCGAGTCGAAGGCCACGAATTGTACTCACGGGCCTGGAAGAGCGGCGAAGCTCCGAATTCGCCGCTGCGACTTGAAGAGTCCATCGTCGACGAATGGGTTCAGAGCCGTAAGGCGGCCACGGCGGGGAGGCTGTCATGAGGACGCGAACTGCGAATGTTTTGGCAGAACAAGCGCTGGATGAAGCCCTAGAGCGGCTGATCTCTGAAGACGACTGGGCGGGCCTCGATGAAGCCATAGATGAACGTCGGCACCACTGGTGGTGCCTGGATACCCGGTGCCGGGGCTGCGCAGTCGAGCGGGGTGGTTGGTAATGCCCCTCCTTCGAAAAGCTGGCGTTATCGCGGTGTTGGTGACATTGCTTGGCATGGCAGGCGTCAATGTGGCGCTCGCGCAGCAACCCAACACTGCTCAGAATGCTAACTGCCCGGCACTCGCTGTTTTCGGTGTTCAGGGAACGGGCGAGTCCTCACCGGACGCCGACCCGAAGAACGACACGGGAATGCTGGGTCTGATGTTCCGGCCGATGATGGCCGCGGCGTCGGGCCTGATCGACCGCACCTACGTGCCGTATGAGGCGAGTTTCGGTGGCGCGGTTGCCGGTGGGCCGGTGCCGTATGAGCAGTCGGTCGATCACGCGGTGGGCCGGTTGGATCAGATGGTCGCCGGCGAAGCCAAGCGGTGTCCGTCGACGAAGTTCGCCGGTGCTGGGTATTCGCAAGGCGCACACGCGATGTCGATGTGGGCCAAGAAGGTCGGCGCTGGGCAGGGCGCGGTTCCCGCTGACCGAGTGGCCGGGATTGTCCTGCTGGCCGACCCCACCCGGCAGCCGCGATCGGGTGTATTCCCCGGCAAGCCGGGGCTGCACTCGCCGGAGCCGATACCGGGCACCAACGGTGCCGAGGTTTCGAAGATCACGGTCACCGATCCCGGGCTGACCGGTGCCGGGATTGCTCCACTCGCCGATACCAGCGAAGGCTACGGATCGCTGTCTGGTCGTGTCGCTGATATCTGCGCACCGGGGGACCTGGCATGTGATGCCCCCGAGCATGCACCAGTCGCGCATCTGATCGCCAACATCGCCGGGCAATCGACGCTGGACCCCAACGACCCGGTGGCCGCGATTTCCACTGTGGCACAAGCGTTGGCGACCACGACTTTCAAGACCGTAGTACCGGTAATCAACAACGACGTCCAGGGCAAAACCCTCGATCAGCTGAGCTACACCCCGCAGAAGACGATCTCGCAGCGGCTGGCGGAGGCATCGGACCCGCGCACCCCGATGCCGGGCGTCGACGACACGCTGTCGGCGCTGCTGAAGGTCGGCACGATCGCGTTCAATGCGACGAAAACCGTGGTGACGAAGGTATTCACGCCGGACACCATCGCGCAGCTGGCGACGGTCGGGCTGGCCGATCCGGTGGGTGCGGCGATGACGTTGGGCGGCAAGGTGGCCTCGGCGGTGATGGAGCTGGTGCCGCCGGCGACCCAGTCGCGGTGGGTGAACGAAGCGTTCACGGCGTTGAAGGACAACGTCACCGACAACCGGGACCTGTTCAACATCTCGACGCTGATCAAGTACAGCGACACGATCGCCAAACATCAAGGCTACGCGTCGTTTTCGTCGTCACCGTCGGGGCAGTCGGCACTGGATGTGGGTGCGCGGTGGTTCGCAGCCGCAGCGCACGACATCGCTGCCGGTCACGGGAATTGAGGTGAAACACCTTGGTCCCCAACGTTCTTCGTTCGCACCGCGGCGCTCCGGTGTTGGGTGAACGGAATCCCACGCTGGTGGTCGCCCCGAAGGTCACCGACCGCGCTCCTGTCCGGATGGAATCGGCGGATGCTGCCGGGCAGTCACCGGCGGAATGGGTGGTGATGGGTGCTCACGGTGGTGCCGGCGCGTCCACCCTGGCCCGGTGGTGGCCGCAAGCCGCCGATACCCAGGGGGCCTGGCCGGGATGCCCGGACAGCACCCAACTGGTGGTGTTGACGGCGCGGATGTGCATGCCGGGACTGGTCGCGGCGGCGACGCGGTTGCGGGAGTGGCACGCCCAGCTCACCCCCACCGGGGTCGTGGTGGTCGGGCTGGTGTTGATCCCGGCACGGCCCGGCCGGATCCCGGCACCGGTACGTCGATTCCGCGAGATCGTCGCGCCCCTCGTGGCGGGAGCGGTCTATTCGATCGGCTGGTACGACGACCTGCTGGCCCTCGAACGCCGCCAGCTGGCTCCCTGCGAGCCAGACACTCCATCCGAGCCCCGGCGCCGCACTGATCTGACCGCTGCCGCACCGCGTGAGGTGGGCCGGGTAGCGGCCCGCATCTCCGAATCCATTGCCGAGTTGCAGACAACCGGTGTGCTGCAAAGCCTTTGAAGGGAAATCCTGTCATGTCGATCCTGTTTGCTGTTCATCAGACCGTGGCCTATCTCGCCGACACCATCAACGTGGTCCCGAAGGAACCGCCGGCGGCAGACAAGATGATGAAGATCATCGGGTGGCTGTCCTGGGCTGCCATGACCGCTGGTGTTGCCGGAATCATTTATGCCGGTGGGAAATTCGCGTGGGAACGCTGGCACGGCGGGGTGATGGAATCGCCGAAGATCGTGCTCGGCGCGCTGATCGGCGGCATCCTGATCACGTCCGCGGGCGCGATCATGAACGAGGTCGTGTCGTGAAACCGTTGCCCGGCAACGTTACCGAACCCCTGTATCAGCTCCTCGGGTGGCTGGGCTGGTTCGTCTTGGCTCTGTGTACCGGTCGAATCATCTGGGCCGCAGCGCTATTGATCGTGCGGTCGCATCGCGACGAAAGCATCGAAGGACTCATCGGCGCGCTCCTCGGCGGCGTCATCGTCGGCTCGGCCGGACTCATCGCCGGAGCCCTCCACGCACCCGTGTAACGGGAGGTACCCAAACATGCACTGCCCCAAGACTATTGCATGGCTTGCCACATTCACTGCTGTCGCCGGTATTGGCGTCACGGCCGGGTGTGGTTCGCCGACTCACCATCAGGCAACACCCGAGCACCCGGACCTACGGGCGGCGCCGAGCCACTTGCGTTGGGTGGGTTTCCAGGGAGTGTCGGTGCCGGTTGGTGATCAGGGACCCAAACACCTTGACGGGCCGATCGCCACCGGATACGACCGTTCTCCGGCGGGAGCCGCGTTGGCGGCGATCGAGTCGACCGTCCGCATGTCGGTCGCCGCCGACACGCAGTGGGTGCAGGTGGGGCAGGAGCTGCTCGCCCCCGGCGCGGGCCGCGACCGGTGGGCCACCGCACGGGTACAGATGTCGATCACCGACCCGGTTCCCGTTGATGTTGTGCCGCAGGTTCTCGGTTACGCCGTCACGGATTACACCCCTGCACGGGCGGGCGTCGCCGTGTTCACCCGCCAAGGCGATGGCTCGCTGACCCGCAACGCGACCACCGTGGTG contains:
- a CDS encoding cytochrome P450, whose protein sequence is MTGDHLARTVLTDPRVGKGRDTMLGVSTADEAGVGLRQRALRYGTEWVVTHMLGADPPEHTRLRQAAADHFSPRAVTALAPRIDELAAEFVDTMDPAAPVDLVSALACPLPVAVICDITGISRRYQRRIERSSAVLSDVTVAEARDLRRASIDFARLILPHFAARRLRPREDLISSLTRQMAARQVNLKEALSTIALLLIAGHETTSNLILGALLALLRNPAEFDRVRADPTRIGAVIDETLRTDPPLPVTTLRQAHADLDLGGHRVAQGELLMVSLLSANHDPETVSDATTFDPDRPARHISFGVGIHHCLGARLARVEATAAITNLLKRYPNLTLAAPPDTLRWRRSIFFRRLESLPVHLVPQTPR
- a CDS encoding GAF domain-containing protein → MDLSAPVHVSIELVWIPEIGVTEDHSFCWHSVSPTCVILGHQERMINRMGEKILRQEDHTRSPQWLLIETFDDELDGNYTIVDWGGHPKEFLPLDKAVKGAAPKIRQAVNLVARSHEPLSATGAGRRVEVYPHFVGDRLHAVQVWSGTEDQIPPDRPLAGSWDINLTTLTALGSPEWAELADIPVDERGQERSLANMFAQVQTDERELRAMKRIIEAVPGSTHQGIWTVYRPDGRTFRSHFSCRIYEQPADGQLHRVARGVSQTVATGGDGRPEPLVLLEHRLLEADVPTGEYRALINLSNLRLIRWVHGSPIPDRISWRHVDGEPAPEIHPDDRRTMIEMAKGLAKSSTTGRLRVRGVDGSWIPIIARASLVAIDQETTAGLVKFTIDS
- a CDS encoding GAF domain-containing protein, producing MVVETLTGPDRPTTILDGQNPRAFTKILRGSLGRNSAAARSLPEIIQRCADTAAIQDERVPRPGGAKVRIIAVPVAGPSGHVYATTVWIGAEDEQPPSRPLVGAIEWDTALVAQLSPDARLLTGAPRNDPPAQNTLPEVISWFDRWDDRADFLSMFNLVNPVDRWTGTATKYLGGVTHHFYIAARAHNDGSGTRQAVRAIVCDITGHQPPVNPDLSSIAARNLPIQPGHALALVDLNAGVIHEWLANSNDAIASWRHHTPLFHPDDQAQVATTCLDLLGGATWSAHTRTRLRLDPGDDWIPLQARWSRISNDNRPQALIDVTPVGPVPPSVVDRCPTCRQHHRTDGSAA
- a CDS encoding cutinase family protein, translating into MPGLRSRAGWLVMPLLRKAGVIAVLVTLLGMAGVNVALAQQPNTAQNANCPALAVFGVQGTGESSPDADPKNDTGMLGLMFRPMMAAASGLIDRTYVPYEASFGGAVAGGPVPYEQSVDHAVGRLDQMVAGEAKRCPSTKFAGAGYSQGAHAMSMWAKKVGAGQGAVPADRVAGIVLLADPTRQPRSGVFPGKPGLHSPEPIPGTNGAEVSKITVTDPGLTGAGIAPLADTSEGYGSLSGRVADICAPGDLACDAPEHAPVAHLIANIAGQSTLDPNDPVAAISTVAQALATTTFKTVVPVINNDVQGKTLDQLSYTPQKTISQRLAEASDPRTPMPGVDDTLSALLKVGTIAFNATKTVVTKVFTPDTIAQLATVGLADPVGAAMTLGGKVASAVMELVPPATQSRWVNEAFTALKDNVTDNRDLFNISTLIKYSDTIAKHQGYASFSSSPSGQSALDVGARWFAAAAHDIAAGHGN